The Brassica napus cultivar Da-Ae chromosome C7, Da-Ae, whole genome shotgun sequence genome has a segment encoding these proteins:
- the LOC125590508 gene encoding uncharacterized protein LOC125590508, whose protein sequence is MIGSIVIQKEVENDHWSSRGAGAKYWSEGKGLAELIFKASKAYRVVDFKKTFAHVCNISPAIGNYLMETDVKKWARCQFHGYRYDIRTNNPAESINSALHLPREFPVIPLLDSIREMLTRWFFKRKKLIKHTHRLTIDVEEKIDMRIEKGKTFGVYPVTDSQLLFKGDTIDCFVDLEKRTCSCGKYDLLKIPCRHAIKAGFFVGENHIH, encoded by the exons atgattgggagcattgtgattcaAAAAGAAGTAGAAAATGATCATTGGTCGAGTAGAGGAGCTGGAGCGAAATACTGGAGCGAG GGGAAGGGATTAGCTGAGTTGATTTTTAAGGCTTCAAAGGCTTATAGAGTGGTTGATTTCAAGAAGACGTTTGCTCATGTTTGCAATATCAGTCCAGCAATTGGAAATTATCTTATGGAAACGGATGTCAAAAAGTGGGCTAGATGTCAATTTCATGGATACAGGTATGACATTAGGACAAACAATCCTGCAGAGTCGATAAATTCTGCGTTGCATTTGCCGAGAGAGTTTCCCGTAATTCCTTTGTTGGACAGTATTAGAGAAATGCTGACACGCTGGTTTTTTAAGCGTAAGAAGTTGATTAAGCACACCCATCGTTTGACCATAGATGTGGAGGAAAAGATCGATATGAGAATCGAAAAGGGGAAAACTTTCGGAGTTTACCCTGTAACCGATAGCCAGCTACTTTTTAAAGGCGATACAATTGACTGCTTTGTTGATTTGGAAAAACGGACTTGTTCTTGTGGGAAGTACGACCTCTTGAAGATCCCTTGTAGACACGCAATAAAAGCCGGTTTCTTTGTTGGAGAGAACCATATACATTGA
- the LOC111207684 gene encoding uncharacterized protein LOC111207684 yields the protein MKRCRESDFAAWVLIHGYMMNHLAFSVHRLKHQFSDIKCIKEYLEEKGFELNNDRGILKVSQDGLLLQVSTISEKIAFEFADGVTGTIPASYIEFTQRLVLPEFKDLPHNQIKEFHRGDGFDLGNAETILESARFTSDV from the exons ATGAAACGGTGCAGAGAGAGTGATTTTGCGGCATGGGTACTTATTCACGGCTACATGATGAACCATCTTGCATTTTCTGTTCATCGACTCAAACACCAATTCAGTGACATCAAATGCATCAAAGAGTATCTAGAAGAAAAGGGATTCGAACTCAACAACGACAGAGGAATTCTCAAAG TGAGTCAAGATGGTCTACTATTACAAGTGTCAACCATCTCGGAGAAGATTGCGTTTGAATTTGCAGATGGGGTCACTGGAACAATCCCGGCTTCATACATTGAGTTCACTCAACGTTTGGTTCTTCCGGAGTTCAAAGATCTGCCTCATAACCAG ATTAAAGAGTTCCATAGAGGCGATGGATTTGATTTGGGAAACGCAGAAACCATTTTGGAAAGCGCACGTTTCACCTCAGATGTCTAG